A single genomic interval of Desulfovibrio sp. JC022 harbors:
- a CDS encoding general secretion pathway protein GspK — MPRNNFDKDSKGVVLVIVLVLFMALSSLTLMTIEVSSRGAVEASRMRNEYEAGFKAEEALYMAYDLLKDDKTPFSDTPRERWVRKFKDDGLEIEIIPCNAKINANDFVRRRDRQKSLLILGRMLGRGMDVKSMAGSLSIWIGVNINSKLAKMDNFFYSSQFPAYSPRGSYLKTPEEILLVRGWSDLGREWVDDHFTVWGSGKININFASRETLLAYLPELGKRVDSIMHWRRTRGFTDISQVLSVTGLSADSDTYLDMSNNFGVNSKYFEVKVGATVGDCTVVKRYIISRDNSLEIGECSLVYQNDLSVTFAEDQ; from the coding sequence ATGCCACGGAATAATTTTGACAAAGATTCAAAGGGAGTAGTGCTGGTCATTGTTTTGGTTTTGTTTATGGCTTTATCCAGCCTGACTTTGATGACTATTGAAGTCAGCTCCCGCGGTGCAGTAGAAGCCAGTCGGATGCGCAATGAATATGAAGCCGGGTTCAAAGCTGAGGAGGCTTTGTATATGGCTTATGATTTGTTGAAGGACGATAAAACTCCTTTTTCGGATACTCCACGTGAAAGGTGGGTTCGCAAATTCAAGGATGACGGTCTGGAAATAGAAATAATACCCTGCAATGCAAAGATAAATGCCAATGATTTTGTGAGAAGGAGGGATAGACAAAAAAGCCTTCTGATTTTAGGTCGAATGCTCGGCAGGGGAATGGATGTTAAATCCATGGCCGGCAGTCTATCTATTTGGATTGGGGTCAACATTAATTCCAAGCTGGCTAAGATGGATAATTTCTTTTATTCCTCCCAGTTCCCCGCATATTCTCCGCGTGGCAGCTATTTGAAAACTCCGGAAGAGATATTGCTCGTCCGCGGCTGGTCCGATCTGGGGCGGGAATGGGTGGATGATCATTTTACGGTCTGGGGTTCTGGGAAGATCAATATAAATTTTGCATCCCGTGAAACCCTGCTGGCATATCTGCCTGAACTGGGTAAACGGGTGGACAGTATAATGCATTGGCGCAGGACACGGGGATTTACTGATATCAGTCAGGTTCTTTCAGTTACCGGATTGTCTGCCGACTCAGATACCTATCTCGACATGTCAAATAATTTTGGCGTCAATTCGAAATATTTCGAGGTCAAGGTGGGTGCCACCGTAGGTGACTGCACCGTGGTTAAGCGGTATATTATTTCTCGCGATAACAGTTTGGAGATCGGGGAGTGCTCTCTGGTCTACCAGAACGATCTTTCCGTAACCTTTGCGGAAGACCAATAA